A window of Fluoribacter dumoffii NY 23 contains these coding sequences:
- a CDS encoding complex I subunit 4 family protein: protein MHYLLNLLIWLPVIGGVFVLLAGDDRSPNISRYLALFTVILCLLLCIPLVAGFDPKVLGMQYLEEFSWMPALGISYSLGIDGMSLLLIVLSIFTNLVVILATWESITNRVSQYLAAFLIMQGLLVGVFSALDAILFYIFWEATLIPMYLIIGIWGSDNRVYAAIKFFLYTFLGSVLMLASFLYMGYIAGSFNIEAFYAIKLSMTAQTLIFIAFFLGFAIKIPMFPVHTWLPDAHTEAPAGGSVVLAAILLKLGAYGFIRFSLPIVPDACSRYAGVMIALSLIAIVYIALIAIIQKDMKRLIAYSSISHMGFVTLGSFAIFAIAKQSGLGAAGLILEGAIVVMISHAFVSSALFAGVGYIYDRMHTRKLADLGGIVNTMPVFASFFMLFCMANAGLPGTSGFVGEFMVILGSLKAGFWVTFWAATTLITAAGYNLWMYKRVIFGPVANEKVAALKDLSGFELSAYILLALMVIAMGVYPKPLLEYIHQTVSHTLALASQSKL from the coding sequence ATGCATTATTTGCTCAACTTACTAATTTGGTTGCCAGTAATAGGCGGTGTTTTTGTTCTTCTCGCCGGAGATGATCGCAGCCCGAATATTTCGCGTTATTTGGCTTTATTTACCGTAATACTTTGTTTGCTGCTTTGTATTCCATTGGTTGCAGGTTTTGATCCCAAGGTATTGGGAATGCAATATTTGGAGGAATTTTCCTGGATGCCTGCTTTAGGTATTAGCTACAGCTTAGGCATTGATGGAATGTCATTACTCCTGATTGTTTTAAGTATTTTTACCAATCTTGTGGTAATTCTGGCAACCTGGGAAAGCATAACCAACAGAGTTTCGCAATATCTGGCTGCATTTTTAATTATGCAGGGCTTATTAGTTGGGGTTTTCTCCGCCTTAGATGCAATCCTATTCTATATATTCTGGGAAGCGACCCTCATTCCCATGTATCTCATTATTGGGATATGGGGCTCAGACAACCGGGTTTATGCTGCTATAAAATTTTTCTTATATACCTTTTTGGGTTCGGTACTCATGTTGGCGAGCTTCTTGTATATGGGCTACATAGCAGGTTCATTTAATATTGAAGCATTTTATGCCATCAAACTGAGTATGACTGCACAAACCCTGATTTTCATTGCGTTTTTTCTTGGTTTTGCCATTAAAATCCCCATGTTTCCCGTACATACATGGTTGCCTGATGCACATACCGAAGCTCCAGCAGGAGGATCTGTTGTCTTGGCAGCTATTTTGTTAAAGCTGGGTGCTTACGGATTTATCCGCTTCTCTTTGCCAATCGTACCGGATGCTTGCAGCCGCTATGCCGGTGTGATGATTGCCTTGTCGTTAATTGCAATTGTCTACATTGCCTTGATTGCAATTATTCAAAAAGATATGAAGCGATTAATTGCCTATTCTTCAATTTCACACATGGGATTCGTAACTCTGGGTTCATTTGCAATATTTGCTATAGCAAAACAATCCGGGTTAGGCGCAGCAGGTTTGATACTGGAGGGGGCAATTGTAGTGATGATTTCCCATGCATTTGTCTCAAGCGCGCTCTTTGCCGGAGTAGGTTACATTTATGATCGCATGCATACACGCAAACTGGCAGATCTTGGTGGAATCGTAAATACAATGCCTGTATTTGCATCCTTTTTTATGCTCTTTTGCATGGCCAATGCGGGGCTGCCCGGAACTTCAGGTTTTGTTGGAGAATTCATGGTAATCCTGGGCTCGCTTAAAGCAGGTTTCTGGGTCACATTTTGGGCTGCTACCACCCTGATTACAGCAGCAGGTTATAATCTTTGGATGTATAAACGCGTTATTTTTGGTCCTGTAGCAAATGAAAAAGTTGCCGCATTAAAAGATCTTTCGGGCTTTGAGTTAAGTGCTTATATTCTACTGGCTTTGATGGTCATCGCTATGGGTGTTTATCCTAAGCCATTGTTAGAGTACATACATCAAACAGTAAGCCATACTCTAGCATTAGCAAGTCAATCAAAATTGTAA
- the rimP gene encoding ribosome maturation factor RimP codes for MIQDELEHILAPTINDMGYELWGCEYLSQGRHSLLRIYIDKADGIGIEDCEAVSHQVSALLDVEDPITGNYSLEVSSPGIPRPLFKSWQYQRYMGHEIQVKTFKPVGGKRKFTGIIVSVSENGVVLNVNNEDLELLFSNIVKASLTV; via the coding sequence ATGATACAGGATGAATTGGAACATATACTAGCGCCTACCATCAATGATATGGGCTATGAGCTATGGGGATGCGAATATCTTTCACAAGGCCGGCATTCTCTATTACGAATATATATAGATAAAGCCGATGGGATAGGAATCGAAGACTGTGAAGCAGTAAGTCATCAAGTCAGTGCATTGCTTGATGTAGAAGATCCAATTACCGGAAATTACAGTCTAGAAGTTTCATCACCAGGAATCCCCAGGCCATTATTCAAAAGTTGGCAGTACCAGCGATATATGGGACATGAAATACAAGTTAAAACTTTTAAACCGGTTGGTGGTAAGCGTAAATTTACAGGTATTATTGTTTCCGTATCCGAGAATGGTGTAGTACTTAATGTAAATAATGAAGATCTAGAATTACTTTTTTCAAATATTGTGAAAGCAAGTTTGACAGTATAG
- the rbfA gene encoding 30S ribosome-binding factor RbfA, whose protein sequence is MGQNFKRTDRVAEMIQRKLAQIIPKEVKDPRLTGFVTISAVKVAADLGHAKVYFTVLNDDKKTVAAILNAAASYLRGALARSITLRTVPQLHFVYDESIEYGQRLSRLIDKVNPPTSEDNENE, encoded by the coding sequence ATGGGTCAAAATTTTAAACGTACAGATCGTGTCGCTGAAATGATTCAGCGAAAGTTAGCTCAAATAATACCTAAAGAAGTAAAGGATCCACGCTTAACAGGTTTTGTTACGATATCAGCAGTAAAAGTCGCTGCTGATTTGGGGCATGCTAAAGTATACTTTACCGTTCTCAATGACGATAAAAAAACGGTTGCAGCAATTTTAAATGCCGCTGCAAGTTACTTGCGTGGGGCCCTGGCACGCAGTATTACTTTGCGTACAGTTCCCCAATTGCATTTTGTTTATGATGAATCCATTGAATATGGACAACGTTTAAGCCGTCTCATCGATAAAGTAAATCCGCCGACTTCAGAAGATAATGAAAACGAATAA
- the nuoN gene encoding NADH-quinone oxidoreductase subunit NuoN encodes MTALLENIHVALPEIIVLVAACIALLADLFLRHRYKSIAFTISCIGLVLAAVVNFLYIGMYKVITLHGLFINDDVANLMKFFIYLTVLLSFIYSKNYIDERQMPSGDYYILGMFSTLGMILLVSAHSLLTIFLGLELLSLPLYAMTAIRRTDSDASEAAMKYFVMGSIASAMLLYGISLIYGATGKLDLLEVANAIAANWQQQSNLLIFALVFILSGIAFKLAAVPFHMWVPDVYQGAPTSVTLFISAAPKIAAVGMTFRLLTIGFVDISTQWQQILLVMSLLSTGLGNLFAVVQTSIKRMLAYSAISHMGYALFGVLAATAAGYASALYYILIYAITSAASFGLIVLMSSQGMEIDNIDDLKGLNKRSPWLAFMMLIVMVSLAGIPPTVGFFAKLLVLKALVDAQMTWVAVVGLFFTVIGAYYYLRIVKIMYFDKPVQSEPVVMNKGNTLVLSVNCLSLLLLGIFPSALIVACINAFAT; translated from the coding sequence ATGACAGCATTACTTGAAAATATCCATGTAGCCCTTCCAGAAATAATCGTGCTGGTTGCAGCGTGTATCGCCTTACTCGCCGATTTATTTTTACGACATCGCTATAAATCAATTGCTTTTACTATATCCTGTATCGGATTGGTTCTAGCTGCTGTTGTGAATTTTCTTTATATCGGTATGTATAAAGTCATTACACTCCATGGCTTGTTCATTAATGATGACGTTGCCAATCTAATGAAATTTTTTATCTACCTCACGGTATTGTTGAGCTTTATCTATTCCAAGAACTATATAGATGAGCGTCAAATGCCCTCAGGAGACTACTATATTTTAGGAATGTTTTCGACTTTAGGGATGATCCTCCTGGTTTCAGCACATTCATTACTTACTATTTTTCTTGGTTTGGAATTGCTTTCATTACCCTTATATGCGATGACAGCAATTCGCCGAACTGATAGCGATGCCTCTGAAGCTGCAATGAAATATTTTGTTATGGGCTCAATTGCCTCGGCAATGCTTTTATACGGGATTTCCCTAATTTATGGAGCAACAGGAAAACTTGATTTACTTGAAGTTGCCAATGCAATTGCGGCAAATTGGCAGCAGCAAAGTAATCTCCTGATATTTGCGTTAGTATTTATCTTGTCTGGAATTGCCTTTAAATTGGCAGCGGTTCCTTTTCATATGTGGGTTCCTGATGTATACCAAGGGGCACCAACATCAGTGACCTTATTTATCAGTGCCGCACCCAAAATTGCCGCTGTAGGAATGACATTCAGACTATTAACTATTGGTTTTGTCGATATTAGCACCCAATGGCAACAAATCTTATTGGTGATGTCTTTGCTGTCAACAGGGCTTGGAAATCTATTTGCTGTTGTACAGACCAGTATTAAACGCATGTTAGCCTATTCGGCCATATCACATATGGGATATGCACTGTTTGGTGTTTTAGCTGCCACAGCAGCAGGATATGCTTCAGCGCTTTATTATATTTTAATTTATGCGATAACTTCGGCGGCTTCTTTTGGCTTGATTGTTCTAATGTCCAGCCAAGGAATGGAAATTGATAATATAGATGATTTAAAAGGCCTGAACAAAAGAAGCCCTTGGCTAGCATTTATGATGCTAATTGTTATGGTTTCCTTGGCAGGGATTCCACCGACTGTCGGTTTCTTTGCTAAATTACTTGTACTTAAAGCCTTGGTTGATGCCCAAATGACCTGGGTTGCAGTAGTTGGACTGTTCTTTACGGTAATTGGCGCCTATTATTATCTAAGAATTGTGAAAATCATGTATTTTGATAAGCCCGTACAGAGTGAACCGGTAGTGATGAATAAAGGTAATACTCTGGTACTTTCTGTCAATTGCTTATCATTGCTTCTTTTAGGTATTTTTCCAAGCGCTTTAATCGTAGCTTGTATTAATGCATTTGCTACCTAA
- a CDS encoding NADH-quinone oxidoreductase subunit J yields MHELLIQIIFYVFAAIAVGAAFMVIIQDNPVRSVLFLVLTFFASAVLWLLAEAEFLALILILVYVGAVMTLFLFVVMMLNIDIEVVKSHHKRYIPFALILVALLIGLLMVSIPAGTFKSTVETQNTASVSTQFIDIEHNNSQAQPLSNTEALGMVLYTDYLLAFEIAAALLLIAIISAITLVHRGPRKSKRQNVKQQIMTRRDERVALINMKAEK; encoded by the coding sequence ATGCATGAATTATTAATTCAAATTATTTTCTATGTATTTGCTGCTATAGCAGTTGGCGCTGCATTTATGGTTATTATTCAAGATAATCCTGTGCGCAGCGTTTTATTTCTTGTACTGACATTTTTCGCAAGCGCGGTATTATGGTTACTCGCAGAAGCTGAATTTCTAGCACTTATTCTGATACTGGTGTATGTCGGTGCGGTGATGACACTCTTCCTGTTTGTGGTCATGATGCTTAATATCGATATAGAAGTGGTTAAAAGTCATCATAAACGTTATATACCGTTTGCTTTAATCCTTGTAGCGTTATTAATTGGACTTTTAATGGTATCTATTCCTGCAGGTACATTTAAGTCCACCGTCGAAACACAAAATACAGCATCAGTCAGCACACAGTTTATCGATATAGAACACAACAATTCCCAAGCACAGCCTTTATCAAATACTGAAGCGTTGGGTATGGTTCTCTATACTGATTATTTGTTGGCTTTTGAAATTGCAGCTGCTTTGTTACTCATTGCGATTATCTCTGCAATTACCTTGGTTCATCGCGGCCCAAGAAAATCAAAAAGACAGAATGTGAAGCAGCAGATTATGACACGCAGGGATGAGCGGGTTGCATTAATTAATATGAAAGCAGAAAAATAA
- the nuoL gene encoding NADH-quinone oxidoreductase subunit L — protein sequence MSIQQLCLIIVLAPLAGSIIAGFFRNQIGRVGAHSTTILGVAISFVVSLYVAWQLFSGSIQNESTVVYHWANGGLILPFEFNIGFLIDPLSAVMLVTVNFISLLVHIYSIGYMADDDGYQRFFSYISLFTFMMLMLVTANNFLQLFFGWEGVGLVSYLLIGFWYQKESAIEGSLKAFIVNRVGDFGFLIGMALIFAYTGSLDYETVFKSVSYLSSQSIELFNGHPWSLVTVICLALYVGAMGKSAQVPLHVWLPESMEGPTPISALIHAATMVTAGVFMIARISPLIEFSTTALSVVLVIGATGALFTGILALAMNDIKRVVAYSTLSQLGYMMVGMGASAYSAGMFHLLTHACFKALLFLGAGSVIIGMHHEQDMRKMGGLWNKMPITYVTFIIGTLALCAFPPFAGFYSKDTIIEATKLSQIPGSAYAYFCVVVGAGVTALYSFRSLFMTFHGKPRMDEHTLSHLHESPWVVWLPLVILAIPSIILGYILYMPMLFDNPTVLGSSLFILPQHNVLGELAHEITSPFESMLHSVFSLTFWITVAGIAIAWICYIAVPSIPGYLARRFSLIYKILLNRYGFDAFNNLVFIKGSKGIGNVFYSVGDQTLIDGMVVNGSSRLVRWLSAKGRMIQSGYLYHYATVMVLGLLGFLCWLILG from the coding sequence GTGAGTATCCAACAACTTTGTCTAATAATTGTTTTAGCTCCCCTAGCAGGCTCTATAATTGCTGGATTTTTCCGCAATCAAATAGGACGTGTAGGAGCCCACAGTACTACGATTCTGGGTGTTGCCATTTCTTTTGTGGTATCCTTGTATGTTGCCTGGCAACTGTTTTCCGGGTCAATCCAGAATGAAAGCACCGTGGTATATCATTGGGCTAACGGCGGATTAATTCTTCCTTTTGAATTTAATATCGGCTTTTTAATTGATCCGCTCAGCGCAGTGATGCTGGTGACGGTTAATTTCATTTCTTTGCTGGTGCATATCTACAGTATCGGATACATGGCGGATGATGATGGTTATCAACGCTTTTTTAGTTACATTTCACTATTCACCTTCATGATGTTGATGTTGGTGACTGCGAACAATTTTCTGCAATTGTTCTTCGGATGGGAAGGTGTAGGTCTTGTTTCTTACCTGCTTATCGGTTTCTGGTACCAAAAAGAATCTGCCATCGAGGGAAGCCTTAAGGCATTCATCGTAAACCGGGTTGGAGACTTTGGTTTTCTTATAGGTATGGCCTTGATTTTCGCCTACACCGGTAGCCTTGACTATGAAACTGTTTTCAAAAGTGTAAGCTACTTGTCGAGTCAAAGTATTGAATTGTTCAACGGCCATCCTTGGTCGCTAGTCACCGTTATCTGCTTGGCTTTATATGTAGGGGCCATGGGTAAATCGGCACAAGTCCCCCTTCATGTGTGGTTACCTGAATCAATGGAAGGCCCGACGCCCATTTCTGCGCTAATCCATGCTGCAACTATGGTTACAGCGGGTGTATTCATGATTGCGCGAATTTCTCCCTTAATCGAATTTTCAACCACGGCATTAAGCGTTGTTCTGGTTATCGGTGCCACCGGCGCTCTGTTTACCGGTATTCTCGCCTTGGCAATGAATGACATTAAACGTGTAGTTGCTTATTCAACACTGTCGCAATTAGGCTATATGATGGTTGGAATGGGCGCTTCTGCTTATAGTGCAGGAATGTTTCATCTTCTGACTCATGCGTGTTTTAAGGCCCTGTTATTCCTGGGTGCTGGTTCAGTAATTATTGGCATGCATCATGAACAGGACATGCGGAAAATGGGTGGTTTATGGAATAAAATGCCAATCACCTATGTGACCTTCATAATTGGTACCTTAGCTCTTTGCGCATTCCCTCCATTTGCGGGCTTTTATTCCAAAGATACAATTATTGAGGCCACGAAGCTCTCGCAGATACCCGGAAGTGCTTATGCCTATTTCTGCGTAGTGGTTGGCGCGGGTGTCACTGCCTTGTATAGTTTTCGCTCCCTGTTTATGACTTTTCATGGCAAACCACGGATGGACGAGCATACTTTAAGCCATTTGCATGAGTCACCCTGGGTTGTATGGTTGCCTCTAGTGATCCTGGCCATTCCTTCTATCATACTGGGATATATTCTGTATATGCCTATGCTTTTCGATAATCCGACGGTATTAGGTTCATCATTATTTATTCTGCCTCAGCATAATGTGTTGGGCGAGCTCGCGCATGAAATAACTTCACCATTTGAGAGCATGTTGCACTCAGTATTTTCGCTCACATTCTGGATTACCGTGGCTGGAATTGCGATAGCGTGGATTTGTTACATCGCTGTACCATCTATTCCAGGTTATTTAGCACGCCGCTTTTCGCTTATCTATAAAATACTTCTTAACCGATATGGATTTGATGCCTTTAACAATCTGGTATTTATTAAAGGTTCTAAAGGAATAGGAAACGTGTTTTACAGTGTAGGTGATCAAACATTAATCGATGGAATGGTGGTAAATGGCAGCAGTCGACTTGTTAGATGGTTATCAGCTAAGGGTCGTATGATACAAAGTGGTTATTTGTACCATTATGCAACGGTAATGGTTTTGGGGTTACTTGGATTTTTATGCTGGTTGATACTCGGCTGA
- the nuoK gene encoding NADH-quinone oxidoreductase subunit NuoK has protein sequence MIPVNNYLILGAILFGFGLIGIMMNRRNIILLLVCIELMLLAVNTNFVAFSHYYSEISGQVYVFFILTVAASEAAIGLAIVMLLFRNRGNINVDKMNHLKG, from the coding sequence ATGATACCTGTTAATAATTACCTGATTTTAGGAGCAATTTTATTCGGATTTGGACTTATTGGGATCATGATGAATCGAAGAAACATCATCTTGTTGCTGGTATGTATCGAACTGATGTTACTTGCAGTGAACACGAATTTCGTAGCATTTTCACATTATTATAGTGAAATTAGCGGCCAGGTTTATGTCTTTTTTATTTTAACAGTTGCTGCCTCAGAGGCGGCAATAGGATTAGCCATAGTGATGTTGCTTTTTAGAAATAGAGGCAATATTAACGTAGATAAGATGAATCATTTAAAAGGTTAA
- the nusA gene encoding transcription termination factor NusA produces the protein MSKELLLVAEALSNERGVSKDVIILAIQAALESATRKIFGLDIGVRIKLDPRSGDYETFRYWEVVNDDELEHPDRQLTLEQAKERNPAVKIGDRIEESIPSIEFGRIEAQAARQVIMQKVREAERELVIDQFRSKLGQLIYGTVKKVTRDNIIIDLGGKAEAFLPRIEMLPHEMFRPNDRVRAYLYEITPQARGPQLFVSRTRNEMLIELFRIEVPEIGENVIEVKAAARDPGNRAKIAVKTNDGRIDPVGACVGMRGARVQAVSSELGGERVDIILWDDNPAQLVINAMAPAEISSIVVDEDTHTMDLAVEKDQLSQAIGRNGQNVRLASQLTGWTLNVMTTDEFENKNLEESSKIVKLFTSALEIDEEIATLLVAHGFSSLEEIAYVPKEELLAIEEFDEEIVEELRNRANDKLLTMALSSGKELSGSPDESLLSMEGMTEELANKLAAKGITSMEDLAEQSVDELLEIEGMTEEKAGALIMKAREPWFL, from the coding sequence ATGAGCAAAGAATTGTTACTAGTTGCAGAGGCGTTATCAAACGAAAGAGGTGTAAGTAAAGATGTAATTATACTTGCCATTCAGGCCGCATTGGAGTCTGCAACTCGCAAGATCTTTGGTTTAGATATAGGTGTGCGCATTAAACTGGACCCCCGCTCAGGTGACTATGAAACCTTTAGATATTGGGAGGTAGTGAATGATGATGAACTGGAACATCCCGACCGCCAGTTAACTCTAGAACAAGCAAAAGAGCGTAACCCGGCTGTAAAAATTGGGGATCGGATCGAAGAATCAATTCCTTCGATTGAATTTGGCCGCATCGAAGCTCAAGCGGCTCGCCAGGTGATTATGCAAAAAGTCAGGGAAGCGGAACGAGAGCTCGTTATCGATCAATTCAGAAGCAAGCTGGGTCAGTTGATTTATGGAACGGTTAAGAAAGTAACTCGTGATAATATAATTATTGATTTGGGTGGTAAGGCTGAGGCTTTTCTACCACGTATCGAAATGCTTCCCCATGAAATGTTTCGTCCGAATGACAGAGTCCGTGCATATTTATATGAAATAACTCCTCAAGCACGTGGGCCTCAATTATTTGTGAGCCGTACTCGTAATGAAATGCTAATCGAGCTTTTTCGGATTGAAGTACCGGAAATTGGTGAAAACGTCATCGAAGTGAAAGCTGCAGCACGTGATCCGGGAAACAGAGCAAAAATTGCAGTGAAAACTAACGATGGACGCATCGACCCTGTCGGGGCATGCGTGGGAATGCGAGGAGCACGCGTACAGGCGGTTTCCAGCGAATTGGGCGGCGAGCGTGTGGACATTATTTTATGGGATGACAATCCCGCACAGTTGGTCATCAATGCCATGGCTCCAGCAGAAATTTCCTCGATTGTTGTTGATGAAGATACGCACACCATGGATTTAGCCGTAGAAAAAGATCAATTGTCTCAAGCAATCGGTCGTAACGGCCAAAATGTTCGATTGGCAAGCCAATTAACAGGATGGACCTTGAATGTAATGACCACAGATGAGTTTGAAAACAAAAATTTGGAAGAATCGAGTAAAATTGTTAAGTTATTTACTTCGGCACTGGAAATTGATGAAGAAATTGCTACATTACTAGTAGCACATGGTTTTTCTTCTCTTGAAGAAATAGCTTATGTTCCCAAGGAAGAATTACTTGCTATAGAAGAATTCGATGAAGAAATTGTTGAAGAGCTAAGAAACAGAGCAAACGATAAATTACTCACGATGGCTCTCTCCTCTGGTAAAGAATTATCTGGCTCACCTGACGAATCGCTACTTTCAATGGAAGGCATGACTGAAGAGCTTGCTAATAAATTAGCGGCTAAAGGAATTACCTCCATGGAAGATTTGGCCGAACAATCTGTAGATGAGTTGTTAGAGATTGAAGGAATGACTGAAGAAAAGGCCGGTGCTTTAATAATGAAGGCCAGAGAACCATGGTTTTTATAA
- the infB gene encoding translation initiation factor IF-2: protein MADVTVKQLAQVVGIPVERLLNQLQEAGLSFTDDQQTVNEEQKRILLNHLKRTSLRDINASPERITLRRKSLSQVTVGHDAHSGKTVNVEVRKKKVFVKRTPIVEQQPEVEEPVVMPEEHQIEMEQPAVASAPDILAESPAEAVESPVDTLETQDKSQEEPVLEETVKAETTEELETLTADVLEENKAPADMEKAPVKEEHKAEKASKKKHIDQAIEPESSDFRKVKKKPKYQSNYDRDEEDQEGPRRGGRSKFKKRKGIEKSDKFREAEETLKHGFALPTAPVVREVLVPETITVAELAKRMSVKAAEVIKVMMSLGAMATINQVIDQETALIVVEEMGHKARVIKEDAIEVGLGESITKGSRTESRAPVVTIMGHVDHGKTSLLDYIRRTKVAIGEAGGITQHIGAYHVSTPKGDITFLDTPGHAAFTAMRARGAKVTDIVILIVAADDGVKPQTVEAIQHAKAAKVPIIVAINKMDKPDADPDRVMNELSVHEVIPEAWGGDTMFINISAKSGMGIDDLLDAILLQSEVLELSAVTDGAAKGVVIESRLDKGRGPVATVLVQSGTLHKGDILLAGFQYGRVRALVGDNGDMVESAGPSIPVEVLGLSAIPHAGDEAVVVPDEKKAREVALFRQGKFRDVKLARRQKSTIEGIMENMAAGEIKVLNVVLKADVQGSLEAISDALVKLSTDEVKVEVISSGVGGITESDVHLAIASNAILVGFNVRADSSAKKLAEHESVPLHYYSVIYDIVDQIKGALTGMLAPQFKEEIIGIAEVRDVFKSPKIGAIAGCMVTEGVIKRNNPIRVLRANVVIYEGTLESLRRFKDDVVEVRQGFECGIGVKNYNDVKPGDLIEVYETVEIKRDL, encoded by the coding sequence ATGGCGGATGTGACGGTTAAACAATTAGCTCAAGTCGTTGGTATACCGGTTGAACGCTTATTGAACCAGTTACAGGAAGCAGGGTTATCTTTTACTGATGACCAACAGACTGTGAATGAAGAGCAAAAGCGAATCCTACTCAATCACCTGAAGAGGACTTCTCTGCGCGATATAAATGCTTCACCTGAAAGAATCACTTTAAGAAGGAAAAGTTTGTCACAAGTCACTGTTGGCCATGATGCTCATAGTGGAAAGACTGTAAATGTAGAGGTGCGTAAGAAAAAAGTCTTTGTGAAACGTACTCCCATAGTAGAGCAACAACCTGAGGTAGAAGAACCTGTAGTGATGCCCGAAGAACATCAAATCGAGATGGAGCAACCTGCTGTTGCATCTGCTCCCGATATTTTAGCAGAATCTCCTGCTGAAGCAGTTGAGAGTCCAGTTGATACGCTTGAGACCCAAGATAAATCCCAAGAAGAGCCAGTTTTGGAAGAAACCGTTAAAGCAGAAACCACTGAAGAGTTGGAAACACTTACCGCAGATGTTCTTGAAGAAAATAAAGCGCCAGCAGACATGGAGAAAGCCCCTGTCAAAGAAGAACATAAAGCGGAAAAAGCATCGAAAAAGAAGCATATTGATCAAGCAATTGAACCCGAGTCCTCCGACTTTAGAAAAGTGAAGAAAAAACCTAAATACCAATCGAATTACGATCGTGATGAGGAAGACCAGGAAGGACCCAGACGCGGTGGTCGAAGCAAATTTAAAAAACGCAAAGGCATTGAAAAATCCGATAAATTTAGAGAAGCAGAAGAAACACTAAAGCATGGCTTTGCCTTACCAACAGCACCTGTGGTAAGAGAAGTTTTAGTTCCTGAAACGATTACGGTTGCCGAGTTGGCAAAACGAATGTCTGTAAAAGCTGCTGAAGTCATCAAGGTGATGATGTCTCTTGGAGCCATGGCAACTATAAACCAGGTTATTGATCAAGAAACAGCGCTAATTGTTGTTGAAGAAATGGGGCATAAAGCTCGTGTAATTAAAGAGGATGCAATTGAAGTAGGTTTAGGTGAGTCTATTACCAAGGGCAGCCGCACAGAATCAAGGGCCCCTGTAGTAACCATTATGGGCCACGTAGACCATGGTAAAACTTCATTACTCGATTATATTCGGCGTACCAAAGTTGCTATTGGTGAAGCGGGCGGCATTACCCAACACATCGGTGCTTATCATGTGAGTACTCCTAAAGGTGATATTACTTTCCTTGATACCCCAGGTCACGCTGCATTTACGGCCATGAGGGCGCGAGGTGCAAAAGTTACAGATATAGTGATATTGATTGTTGCTGCTGATGATGGAGTTAAGCCCCAAACAGTAGAAGCAATTCAGCATGCCAAGGCTGCAAAAGTACCTATTATCGTTGCGATTAACAAAATGGATAAGCCAGATGCTGATCCAGATCGCGTCATGAATGAATTATCTGTACATGAAGTCATTCCAGAAGCATGGGGTGGCGATACGATGTTTATCAATATTTCAGCCAAATCAGGTATGGGTATTGATGATTTGCTTGATGCAATATTATTGCAGTCTGAGGTTTTGGAATTGTCTGCAGTTACTGATGGCGCAGCCAAAGGTGTGGTTATCGAATCCCGTTTGGATAAAGGCAGAGGCCCTGTTGCAACGGTATTAGTACAAAGCGGCACCTTGCATAAAGGCGATATTCTGCTAGCTGGTTTTCAGTATGGCCGGGTGCGGGCGCTTGTTGGTGATAATGGCGATATGGTAGAGAGTGCCGGTCCGTCCATTCCGGTTGAAGTCCTGGGGTTGTCTGCAATTCCGCATGCCGGAGATGAAGCAGTTGTTGTTCCGGATGAGAAAAAAGCAAGGGAAGTGGCTTTGTTCCGACAAGGTAAATTCCGTGATGTAAAACTTGCCAGACGTCAAAAATCAACGATCGAAGGCATTATGGAAAATATGGCCGCAGGAGAAATCAAAGTTCTTAATGTGGTCCTTAAAGCCGATGTTCAGGGATCTCTTGAAGCAATCTCCGATGCATTGGTGAAATTGTCTACCGATGAAGTTAAGGTTGAGGTTATTTCCAGTGGCGTAGGTGGCATCACCGAGTCAGATGTACATTTAGCTATAGCTTCGAATGCAATTTTGGTTGGTTTTAATGTCAGGGCCGATAGCAGTGCCAAGAAATTGGCTGAACATGAGTCAGTACCCCTCCATTATTACAGTGTGATTTACGATATTGTGGATCAAATCAAGGGTGCATTAACCGGTATGCTTGCCCCACAATTTAAAGAAGAAATCATTGGTATTGCCGAAGTTCGCGATGTATTCAAGTCACCTAAAATTGGTGCTATTGCAGGTTGTATGGTTACCGAAGGGGTAATTAAGCGTAATAATCCAATCCGCGTCCTCCGTGCCAATGTGGTTATTTATGAAGGAACTTTGGAATCGCTAAGAAGATTTAAAGATGACGTGGTTGAGGTTCGCCAGGGCTTTGAATGCGGTATTGGCGTTAAAAATTACAATGATGTAAAACCAGGTGATCTCATTGAAGTGTATGAAACCGTAGAAATTAAGCGTGATTTATAA